One genomic segment of bacterium includes these proteins:
- a CDS encoding EVE domain-containing protein: MNYWLFKSEPSEFSWDDLKRSKNQITFWDGIRNYQARNFLRDEIKKGDGVLFYQSSTEPLAIVGYSKVVKEGYADHTQFDKKNDYYDEKTDPKNPTWFMVDIKLEKEFKRPVTLDEIKANPKLKSMKLIQRGQRLSIQPVEKNEWDEILKMGL, translated from the coding sequence GTGAATTATTGGCTTTTTAAATCCGAACCTTCAGAATTTTCCTGGGATGATTTAAAGAGGAGTAAGAACCAAATTACATTCTGGGATGGAATAAGAAATTACCAGGCAAGAAATTTTCTTCGTGATGAAATTAAAAAAGGTGATGGAGTTCTGTTTTATCAAAGCAGCACTGAACCACTAGCAATTGTTGGATATAGTAAAGTTGTGAAAGAAGGATATGCAGATCACACACAATTTGATAAAAAGAACGATTACTATGATGAAAAAACTGATCCTAAAAATCCAACCTGGTTTATGGTTGATATTAAACTTGAAAAAGAATTTAAGAGGCCTGTAACACTTGATGAGATAAAAGCTAATCCGAAATTGAAAAGTATGAAACTAATTCAACGAGGACAGCGGTTATCAATTCAGCCAGTAGAAAAAAATGAGTGGGATGAAATTTTAAAGATGGGGCTGTAG
- a CDS encoding aromatic amino acid lyase: protein MSIILNGSGLTVEKLVRIARNKEQVELSKDSLERIKTCRAMLEEKIKAHEIMYGVNTGIGEFSEVVLNDDQVKDFQKYLIYNHAAGIGNPMPIEWVRGAIAGRINVHAHGNSGCRPEITLTLVEMLNNDCIPVVCTKGSVGACGDLAPMSQIALLMMGEGEAFYKGERLPGKVAFEKAGIKVPGLQARDGLATINGSNFMTAIAALHLFDINRFLKQAEIACAMTLEALLANMKPYDVRLHKLRGFTGAVRSSQAIKKCIEGSDLLTGKLKIKVQDAYSMRSTPQVIGAAHDAVAYAKSQIEIELNGVGDNPIFIPEDRITLTGANFQGSPVSLPMDMVGAAVTMICVLSERRMNRLNNPALSVGLPAFLTKGAGMFSGLMLSQYTADMMIVEQRILSTPASIQSIPAAADQEDFVSMGMNTALKNEQILDNAYGILGIEFMAAAQALDFRTHSTGKGVAKAKEAIRKYVEHLDVDRPLYPDHNKMKALVKSCEILEEVEKEIGSLE from the coding sequence ATGTCTATCATACTTAATGGATCTGGATTAACAGTTGAAAAATTAGTCCGCATCGCAAGAAATAAAGAACAAGTAGAACTCAGCAAAGACTCACTCGAAAGAATAAAAACCTGTCGTGCAATGCTTGAAGAAAAAATCAAAGCACACGAAATTATGTACGGAGTGAATACCGGCATCGGAGAATTCTCCGAAGTTGTCTTAAACGATGATCAGGTAAAAGATTTTCAGAAATATCTTATTTACAATCACGCAGCAGGTATTGGTAATCCAATGCCAATTGAATGGGTTCGTGGAGCAATCGCCGGAAGAATAAATGTTCACGCTCACGGAAATTCTGGATGTAGACCGGAAATTACTTTAACTCTTGTTGAAATGCTGAACAATGATTGCATCCCTGTTGTCTGCACAAAAGGATCAGTTGGTGCTTGCGGCGATTTAGCACCGATGTCGCAAATTGCTTTGCTGATGATGGGAGAGGGTGAAGCATTTTATAAAGGTGAAAGACTTCCCGGAAAAGTTGCTTTTGAAAAAGCAGGAATTAAAGTTCCCGGTCTTCAGGCACGTGATGGTCTTGCGACAATCAACGGATCAAATTTTATGACAGCAATTGCTGCTCTTCACTTATTTGATATTAACAGATTCTTGAAGCAAGCCGAAATTGCATGTGCAATGACTCTCGAAGCACTACTCGCAAACATGAAACCATACGATGTTCGTTTACATAAACTTCGTGGATTTACCGGTGCTGTTAGAAGTTCGCAAGCAATAAAAAAATGTATCGAAGGAAGTGATCTTCTTACAGGAAAATTGAAAATAAAAGTTCAGGATGCATACTCGATGCGTTCAACTCCACAAGTGATTGGTGCTGCACACGATGCAGTTGCTTATGCAAAATCACAAATTGAAATTGAACTGAATGGTGTTGGCGATAATCCGATATTTATTCCTGAGGACAGAATTACTCTAACTGGTGCAAACTTCCAGGGATCTCCGGTTTCACTTCCTATGGATATGGTCGGTGCTGCTGTTACAATGATCTGTGTTCTTTCCGAAAGAAGAATGAACCGGCTGAACAATCCAGCATTGAGCGTAGGGCTTCCTGCATTTTTAACAAAAGGTGCCGGAATGTTTTCAGGTTTAATGCTGAGTCAATATACTGCTGATATGATGATTGTTGAACAGAGAATTCTTTCAACTCCGGCGTCGATACAATCTATTCCTGCTGCAGCAGACCAGGAAGATTTTGTTTCGATGGGAATGAACACCGCTTTAAAGAACGAACAGATACTTGATAACGCCTACGGAATTCTCGGAATTGAATTTATGGCTGCTGCACAGGCTCTGGATTTCAGAACTCATTCGACCGGGAAAGGTGTAGCAAAAGCAAAAGAAGCTATCAGAAAATACGTTGAACATCTTGATGTTGATCGACCACTTTATCCTGATCACAACAAGATGAAGGCACTCGTTAAATCCTGCGAAATACTTGAGGAAGTTGAGAAAGAAATTGGTAGTTTGGAGTAG
- the hflX gene encoding GTPase HflX: MIEITRKIKERAMLVALQTRHVNRELVEEHLSELEELADTAGADSIFKIIQSKSAIDPAFYIGKGKAEELAQLVELNDIDLVISDDDLTPVQVRNLERLFNRKIIDRSGLILDIFALRAKTKEAKTQVELAQLEYMLPRLTRAWTHLSKQYGGIGTKGPGETQIETDRRMIRTRISHLKEKLKEIESQRQTQSKGRKDFVRISIAGYTNAGKSTLFNLITKSNVFAEDKLFATLDSTTRNVSLNGLASAKPSGGAVKEKILISDTVGFIRKLPAHLVASFKSTLNEVRYSDIIIYMIDLSHPYYEDHLKVVDETLKEFDSEHKKEIKVFNKVDSVSDKSVIEYVRNKYLGSVIISAQKGINISSLIKSIENIIKDSFVEQELTLGIEQTKLASQIHDLAEVTSVKYNHDTVLFKFRANKENSEKIKKLLSKSYS, encoded by the coding sequence ATGATTGAGATAACAAGAAAAATAAAAGAACGGGCAATGCTTGTTGCTCTTCAGACACGACACGTAAATCGTGAATTGGTTGAAGAACATCTTTCCGAACTTGAAGAACTTGCAGACACTGCCGGTGCTGATTCTATTTTCAAAATCATACAATCAAAGTCAGCAATCGATCCTGCATTTTATATCGGTAAAGGAAAAGCTGAAGAACTGGCTCAGCTTGTTGAACTCAATGACATCGATCTTGTTATTTCTGATGACGATTTGACTCCAGTTCAGGTTAGAAATCTTGAAAGACTTTTTAACAGAAAAATTATCGACAGAAGCGGATTGATACTGGATATTTTTGCGCTTCGTGCTAAAACTAAAGAAGCAAAAACACAAGTTGAACTTGCTCAGCTTGAATATATGCTGCCGAGATTAACTCGTGCATGGACACACCTTTCAAAACAGTACGGAGGAATTGGGACAAAAGGTCCCGGTGAAACACAAATTGAAACCGACAGAAGAATGATTCGGACTCGTATCAGTCATCTGAAAGAAAAACTGAAAGAAATTGAATCGCAGAGACAAACTCAGAGTAAAGGGAGAAAAGATTTTGTAAGAATTTCGATTGCAGGTTATACGAATGCCGGTAAATCAACTTTGTTCAATCTTATCACAAAGTCAAATGTGTTTGCAGAAGACAAATTATTTGCCACACTTGACTCCACAACACGTAATGTTAGTTTGAATGGGCTTGCCTCGGCGAAGCCTTCAGGCGGAGCCGTAAAAGAAAAAATTCTAATTAGTGATACCGTAGGATTTATTAGAAAACTCCCTGCTCATCTTGTTGCATCATTTAAAAGCACGTTAAATGAAGTTAGATACTCAGATATAATAATTTATATGATTGATCTCTCCCATCCATATTATGAAGATCATCTGAAAGTTGTAGATGAAACTTTAAAAGAATTCGATAGTGAGCACAAAAAAGAAATTAAAGTTTTCAATAAAGTTGATTCGGTGAGTGATAAAAGTGTTATTGAATATGTTCGAAATAAATATCTCGGAAGTGTAATCATTTCAGCTCAAAAAGGGATAAACATTTCATCACTGATTAAGTCAATTGAGAATATTATAAAAGATTCATTTGTGGAGCAGGAATTAACTTTAGGAATAGAGCAGACGAAACTAGCGTCACAAATTCACGATCTTGCAGAAGTAACTTCAGTAAAATACAACCATGATACAGTATTATTTAAGTTCCGTGCGAATAAAGAAAATTCGGAAAAAATTAAAAAATTACTTTCTAAATCTTACTCTTAA
- the rmuC gene encoding DNA recombination protein RmuC encodes MEIIFLIVGILIGAIAAWFIASSRFKGETGRVEERSVILEREKSNLENNLNSERQKVLELNSKLSALQSDYNNLQQKLSEQKAEVEELQQKFTKEFENLANKIFEEKTTKFSEQSKANLSDILNPLKEKITEFQSKVEETNEKSINRFGELRQQLQTLKEMNQQMSSDAQNLVKALKGDTKAQGDWGEIQLERILERSGLRKGEEYTIQESFTTEEGRKRPDVIVNLPEEKKIIIDSKVSLVSYEKFVSAEDDDQKNIHIKSYIDSVKKHIKELSEKKYQNLFDVGSLDFVLMFIPIEPAFSLAIQYGENLYVDAYDKNIIIVSPSTLLATLRTIANIWKQEHQNRNVLEIAKQSGALYDKFVTFTEDLISVGNRLDQAKSSYVDAMKKLTDGSGNLVRRAEKIRELGAKTSKQLPPSIVNRADED; translated from the coding sequence ATGGAAATAATTTTTTTAATAGTTGGAATTTTAATTGGTGCAATTGCTGCCTGGTTTATTGCTTCTTCCAGATTCAAAGGTGAAACTGGTAGGGTCGAAGAAAGAAGTGTAATCCTCGAGAGAGAGAAATCCAATCTTGAAAATAATCTCAATTCCGAAAGACAAAAAGTTCTTGAGTTAAATTCGAAACTTTCTGCTCTTCAATCAGATTACAATAATCTCCAACAAAAACTTTCAGAACAAAAAGCAGAAGTAGAAGAACTTCAGCAAAAGTTCACAAAAGAATTTGAAAATCTTGCAAATAAAATTTTTGAAGAGAAAACAACAAAATTCTCAGAGCAGAGCAAGGCAAATTTATCAGATATATTAAATCCATTAAAAGAAAAGATAACTGAATTTCAGAGTAAAGTTGAAGAGACCAATGAAAAGAGTATAAACAGATTTGGCGAACTCAGGCAACAACTTCAAACTTTAAAAGAGATGAATCAGCAAATGAGCTCAGATGCGCAGAATCTTGTCAAAGCATTGAAAGGTGACACCAAAGCGCAGGGGGATTGGGGCGAAATACAACTTGAAAGAATTCTTGAAAGATCCGGGCTGAGAAAAGGCGAGGAGTATACTATCCAGGAATCTTTTACAACAGAAGAAGGACGAAAAAGACCTGACGTAATTGTTAATCTTCCAGAAGAAAAGAAAATCATTATAGATTCAAAAGTATCTCTTGTTAGTTATGAAAAATTTGTTTCGGCAGAGGATGATGATCAAAAAAATATTCACATCAAATCGTATATTGATTCAGTAAAAAAACATATCAAGGAGTTGAGTGAAAAAAAATATCAGAATCTGTTTGATGTTGGATCACTTGATTTCGTACTTATGTTCATTCCAATCGAGCCGGCATTCTCACTTGCTATCCAATATGGTGAAAATCTTTACGTTGATGCTTATGATAAAAATATTATAATTGTCAGTCCTTCAACTTTACTAGCAACATTAAGGACCATTGCAAACATCTGGAAACAAGAACATCAAAATCGTAACGTACTAGAAATAGCAAAACAATCTGGTGCACTTTACGATAAATTTGTGACTTTTACGGAAGACTTAATTTCTGTTGGGAACAGACTTGATCAGGCTAAATCAAGTTATGTTGACGCTATGAAAAAACTAACAGATGGTTCGGGCAATCTGGTTAGGCGTGCAGAAAAAATAAGAGAGCTTGGTGCTAAAACCAGTAAACAGCTTCCACCATCAATTGTTAATCGGGCAGATGAAGATTAA
- a CDS encoding T9SS type A sorting domain-containing protein, producing MKKILFHLLFLSVLSGINYAQNFDWLWQNPLPTGADHNDAVILSANKFLLFGNGSAVSLSTDAGNTWSISYFDPQARDIYDVIFPDQNTGYAVGTLGLIMKTTDGGENWVVQNSGLTTTLWDVDFINTNVGYAVGNSGNILKTTDGGTNWSISTYGTTAIYKVHYVNDTLIFLGSASSTTGRLLRSTNGGSSWDNITANITGLDGTVRGLHFFDADTGWISNSTGKIFKTTNGGASGGIIYDIGSSTTIYEVKFLDASDGYALTTAGRVLKTTNGGTSWDLIQTDANENLFGLGILGVNSEAATPVLIGGDVGQIVVSLDDGATWQRKNTSLTNEILHRLSFPTESTGYVVGGSITTGNSYGDILKTTDSGVTWTNLTFDPGYRTYSVFFLDENTGYIGTQGPTGVYKTTNGGADWAQLNTGTGTASNIVYDIKFYDQNLGFAMYSSGQVARTTNAGVNWTPVSAGWGSAAGYEIFIVDSNIIYLCGGGNRFSKSTNGGVSFTQIGSLGTVTFYSMHFFDENNGFIAGSGGKLFKTTNGGTNFTEIQMPTTATLYTIRFLTNDFGLMAGASGFAYYTTDGGTNWTPTQMYLGTTQTIRDIRFAGTKVWAVGTDGTILSGNVGNSSTFQLSVNVADGWNMVSIPGLHPVDQNVGTWWAYRVAGSQVFKYQGGYTQVTTATPGEGYWMKQDGARVYNTGDEWPSGGIQIVPHAPLAGNSGWNMIGGYELSVTAANVTTVPGGLQSGPIFKYSGGYTAATTIDPGYGYWIKLTGAGQIIIPETMAKRSITEYFPEDWGKIIISDATGSNYTLYSVKGKVDLSQYDLPPTPPAGMFDIRFNSGRIAEDINSSIKAIDMSGVTYPLTVRVEGMNIRLMDESGKMVNVNLKDGEDVLIDNFTINKLIVSGEMLPTIYSLEQNYPNPFNPSTVIEFSLPEDVSNVKLTIYNMLGEKVTDIVNTSLKAGKYQYQWNAKNVATGMYIYELRTDKFVSVKKMLLLK from the coding sequence ATGAAGAAAATTTTATTTCATTTATTATTTTTATCCGTTCTAAGCGGAATTAACTACGCTCAGAACTTCGATTGGCTATGGCAGAATCCGCTGCCTACTGGTGCCGATCATAACGATGCTGTAATACTTTCAGCAAACAAATTTCTGCTATTCGGTAACGGAAGTGCTGTGAGCTTATCTACAGATGCAGGAAATACCTGGTCAATTTCTTACTTCGATCCGCAGGCAAGGGATATTTATGATGTAATCTTTCCTGATCAGAATACTGGTTATGCTGTTGGTACTTTGGGATTGATTATGAAAACCACTGACGGAGGAGAAAACTGGGTAGTTCAAAATTCTGGATTAACAACTACACTCTGGGATGTGGATTTTATTAATACTAATGTTGGATATGCAGTAGGTAATTCAGGAAATATTTTAAAAACAACCGATGGTGGAACTAACTGGTCTATATCAACTTATGGAACGACTGCCATTTACAAAGTTCATTATGTAAACGACACTCTTATTTTTTTGGGATCTGCAAGTTCAACAACCGGAAGACTACTCCGCTCAACCAATGGAGGATCTTCATGGGATAACATAACTGCAAATATCACTGGTCTTGATGGAACTGTACGTGGTCTTCATTTTTTTGATGCTGATACAGGTTGGATTTCAAATAGCACTGGAAAAATATTTAAAACTACAAATGGCGGTGCTTCAGGTGGAATTATATATGACATTGGTTCATCAACAACCATATATGAAGTTAAATTCCTTGATGCAAGTGATGGTTATGCACTTACAACAGCCGGAAGAGTTCTTAAAACTACAAATGGCGGAACAAGCTGGGATCTCATTCAAACTGATGCCAATGAAAATTTGTTCGGCCTGGGAATTCTTGGTGTTAATTCAGAAGCTGCAACTCCCGTACTAATCGGAGGCGACGTTGGTCAGATAGTTGTATCTCTTGATGATGGGGCAACATGGCAGAGAAAAAATACTTCTTTGACAAATGAGATCCTTCATCGTTTATCATTTCCAACTGAATCAACCGGATATGTGGTTGGAGGAAGCATAACTACCGGTAATTCTTATGGTGATATTTTAAAGACAACCGACAGCGGTGTGACCTGGACTAATCTCACTTTTGACCCCGGATACAGAACTTATTCTGTTTTCTTCCTTGATGAAAATACAGGTTATATCGGTACTCAAGGTCCTACCGGTGTTTATAAAACAACAAATGGCGGAGCCGACTGGGCACAACTGAACACAGGTACAGGAACTGCCTCAAACATAGTATATGATATTAAATTTTATGATCAGAATCTTGGATTCGCAATGTATTCAAGTGGACAGGTTGCAAGAACAACAAATGCTGGTGTTAACTGGACACCCGTTTCAGCCGGATGGGGAAGTGCCGCCGGTTATGAAATATTTATCGTGGACTCAAATATAATTTATCTCTGTGGTGGTGGAAACCGGTTCAGCAAATCGACGAATGGTGGTGTTTCCTTCACTCAGATTGGAAGCCTTGGTACAGTAACTTTTTATTCAATGCACTTCTTCGATGAGAACAATGGTTTCATCGCAGGAAGTGGTGGAAAACTCTTTAAAACAACAAATGGCGGAACTAATTTTACTGAAATACAAATGCCAACCACTGCTACTCTTTATACAATCCGATTTCTCACCAATGATTTTGGTTTAATGGCTGGTGCAAGCGGTTTTGCATATTACACTACCGATGGCGGTACAAATTGGACACCTACTCAAATGTACCTGGGTACAACACAAACAATCAGAGATATCCGTTTTGCTGGTACAAAAGTTTGGGCAGTTGGAACTGACGGAACAATTCTCAGTGGCAATGTTGGTAATTCATCAACATTCCAATTATCAGTTAATGTTGCTGATGGCTGGAATATGGTATCGATACCTGGATTGCATCCAGTAGATCAGAATGTAGGTACGTGGTGGGCATATAGAGTAGCAGGCTCACAGGTATTCAAGTATCAAGGTGGATATACACAAGTAACCACAGCAACCCCGGGAGAGGGATACTGGATGAAACAAGATGGAGCCAGAGTATATAACACAGGAGACGAATGGCCATCAGGAGGAATACAGATAGTACCACACGCACCACTAGCAGGAAATTCAGGCTGGAATATGATAGGTGGATATGAGCTAAGTGTAACAGCAGCCAACGTAACCACAGTTCCAGGTGGATTGCAGAGTGGCCCAATCTTCAAGTATTCAGGCGGATACACCGCAGCCACGACAATAGATCCGGGATATGGATACTGGATAAAGCTGACAGGTGCAGGACAAATAATCATACCCGAGACAATGGCAAAGAGATCTATAACTGAATATTTTCCTGAAGATTGGGGAAAAATAATAATCTCCGACGCGACAGGTTCAAACTACACACTATATTCTGTTAAAGGTAAAGTTGATCTGAGCCAATATGATTTACCACCGACACCACCGGCAGGAATGTTCGACATCAGATTTAACAGTGGAAGGATAGCAGAAGATATAAACAGTTCGATAAAGGCGATAGATATGAGTGGAGTAACATATCCATTGACGGTAAGAGTGGAAGGAATGAATATTAGGTTGATGGATGAAAGCGGGAAGATGGTGAATGTAAATCTGAAAGATGGAGAAGATGTACTGATTGATAATTTTACGATTAACAAACTAATTGTAAGCGGAGAAATGTTACCGACAATCTACTCATTAGAGCAGAACTATCCGAATCCATTCAACCCAAGCACGGTGATAGAGTTCTCATTACCGGAAGATGTAAGCAATGTGAAGTTGACAATCTATAATATGCTAGGTGAGAAAGTTACCGATATTGTAAATACATCTTTGAAGGCAGGAAAGTATCAATATCAATGGAACGCAAAGAACGTTGCAACCGGAATGTATATTTACGAATTACGCACGGACAAATTTGTTTCCGTGAAGAAGATGCTTTTGCTTAAATAA
- a CDS encoding GNAT family N-acetyltransferase: MMIVRPPKTPEEFQRYRDLRWKVLRAPFNQPRITEKDDAETKDFPIMVCELDGIPIGVGRAHFIDETEAQIRSISVEPEWEGKGIGSIVLKELEKIVIENGAKRIIIHSRNSAIEFYKKNGYKEVEPSYTLFGEIEHTLMEKKI; encoded by the coding sequence TTGATGATCGTGAGACCGCCAAAAACTCCGGAAGAATTTCAGAGATACAGAGATTTACGGTGGAAAGTTTTGCGCGCTCCATTCAATCAGCCAAGAATAACTGAAAAAGATGATGCAGAGACTAAAGATTTTCCGATAATGGTTTGCGAGTTAGATGGGATACCAATTGGAGTCGGCAGAGCTCATTTTATTGATGAAACAGAAGCACAAATCCGTTCAATATCTGTTGAACCGGAGTGGGAAGGTAAAGGGATTGGATCAATCGTACTGAAAGAATTAGAAAAAATTGTGATTGAAAATGGAGCTAAAAGAATTATCATCCATTCTCGTAATAGTGCAATTGAATTCTATAAAAAGAACGGATACAAAGAAGTAGAACCATCATATACTTTATTTGGAGAAATTGAACATACGCTGATGGAAAAAAAGATTTGA
- a CDS encoding T9SS type A sorting domain-containing protein gives MSVELTSFTASILQNEKAVQLNWTTVTETNNSGFEVERASSRTTPRQEGWESIGFVPGFGTTIEPKSYSFTDENVSTGTYKYRLKQIDFDGSFEFSNEIEIEVDFTPKEFVLYQNYPNPFNPSTTIKFTVTSVIASGAKQSQFVTLKVYDIIGSEVATLVNEEKQPGVYEVEFDASSLASGMYLYKLQAGTYVQIKKMVLMK, from the coding sequence ATTTCTGTTGAGCTTACTTCATTCACAGCTTCAATTTTACAAAATGAAAAAGCAGTTCAGTTGAATTGGACAACAGTAACGGAAACGAACAACTCTGGGTTTGAGGTAGAACGGGCTTCGTCAAGGACTACGCCCCGTCAAGAAGGTTGGGAGTCGATTGGTTTTGTTCCGGGATTTGGAACTACAATAGAACCAAAATCTTATTCTTTCACTGATGAGAATGTTTCGACTGGAACTTACAAATACAGATTAAAGCAAATTGATTTTGATGGAAGCTTTGAATTTTCAAATGAAATAGAAATTGAAGTTGATTTTACTCCAAAGGAATTTGTGCTGTATCAGAATTACCCTAATCCGTTTAATCCATCAACCACGATCAAGTTTACTGTAACATCTGTCATTGCGAGCGGAGCGAAGCAATCTCAATTCGTAACTCTGAAAGTTTATGATATTATTGGCAGCGAAGTCGCAACACTAGTTAATGAAGAAAAACAACCCGGAGTTTATGAAGTTGAGTTCGATGCTTCATCACTTGCGTCGGGAATGTATCTGTATAAACTTCAGGCTGGCACATATGTTCAAATAAAGAAAATGGTTTTGATGAAGTAA
- a CDS encoding DUF4159 domain-containing protein, producing MKYLIIILFIVTNYLDLPAQSKDGFQIARLKYQGGGDWYNDPSAEVNLLNFIQQNTNIKVDARYQFVDLSSDEIFSYPFLFMTGHGNIVFSKDEVYRLRTYLENGGFLYIDDDYGLDNAVRREMKKVFPQDDFVELPFSYGLYHSFYKFEDGPPKTHEHDKNTPRGFGIILNNRLAVYYTYESNPSDGWADAEVHDDPPEKREEALKFGTNIVVWALSQ from the coding sequence ATGAAATACCTCATAATAATATTATTTATAGTGACTAACTATCTGGATCTTCCTGCTCAAAGTAAGGATGGTTTTCAAATCGCACGATTAAAATATCAGGGTGGTGGTGATTGGTACAACGATCCATCTGCGGAAGTGAATCTTCTTAACTTTATTCAGCAGAATACAAATATTAAAGTTGATGCGCGTTACCAGTTTGTTGATCTTTCATCTGACGAAATTTTTTCTTATCCGTTTTTGTTCATGACAGGCCACGGCAATATCGTTTTTTCAAAAGATGAAGTTTACCGTTTGCGGACTTATCTGGAGAATGGCGGCTTTCTTTATATAGATGATGATTATGGACTTGATAATGCAGTTCGCCGGGAAATGAAAAAAGTTTTTCCGCAGGATGATTTTGTTGAGCTTCCGTTCAGTTACGGACTCTATCATTCATTTTACAAGTTTGAAGATGGTCCGCCTAAAACGCACGAGCACGATAAAAATACTCCGAGAGGATTTGGTATTATTTTAAATAACAGATTAGCAGTTTATTATACTTATGAATCGAATCCCAGTGATGGCTGGGCAGATGCGGAAGTTCATGATGATCCTCCCGAAAAAAGAGAAGAAGCTTTGAAGTTCGGGACTAACATAGTAGTATGGGCATTATCTCAATAA